In the Brevundimonas mediterranea genome, CGAGGGCGTGGACGGGGTCGACGAGCGGCAGAAGATGACGGCCGCCCTGACGACCAACGTCACCCGCTTCTATCGCGAGCCCCACCATTTCGACGACCTGCGCGACCGGGTCCTGCCGAAACTGGTCGAGCGCGCTCGCGCCGGCGGCCGGGTGCGGCTGTGGTCGGCGGCCTGTTCGAACGGGCAGGAGCCCTATTCGATGGCCCTGACGGTGCTGTCGGTCCTGCCCGAGGCGGCGGACCTGGACGTGCGCATCCTGGCCACCGACATCGACCCCAACATGGTCGCTCAGGGCCACGACGGGACCTATTCCGAAGAGGCGCTGGAACCGGCGCCGGTCACCCTTTGGCGCAAGTATTTCAACCGCGCCGATCGTGGCGCCTGGACCGCCGGGCCGCAGCTGAAACGCCTGGTGTCGTTCAAGGAACTGAACCTGATCGGCGACTGGCCGATGAAGGGCAAGTTCGACGTCATCTTCTGTCGCAACGTGGTGATCTATTTCGACGATCCCACCCAGGAGCGGGTGTGGAGCCGCTTCGTCCCCCTGATGAACCCCGGCGCCACCCTCTATATCGGCCATTCCGAACGCGTGGCTGGGCCGGCCGCCAGCCTGCTGCAGACCGCGGGCCTGACCACCTACCGCCTGGGAGCCGCATGATGAGCGCCAAGATCAAAGTCCTCGTGGTGGACGACAGCCTGACGATGCGCGGCCTGATCTCGGCCGCCCTGAAGTCGGATCCCGAAATCGAGGTCGTCGGCACGGCCGCCGATCCGATCGAGGCCCGCGCCGCCATCAAGGAGCTCAATCCCGACGTCCTGACCCTGGATGTCGAGATGCCCAACATGAACGGGCTGGAGTTCCTCGAGAAGATCATGCGGCTGCGGCCCATGCCGGTGGTCATGGTCTCGACCCTGACCGCGGCGGGCACGGACGTGACCCTGGCGGCGCTGGAAATCGGCGCGGTGGACGCGGTGGCCAAACCGGCCGTGGCCAGCGTCGACGCCTTCCACGACCTGATCGAGAAGGTGAAGACGGCGGCGCGTTCGCGCGTCCGCGCCCGCGCCGACATGCCGGCCTCGGCGGCGGCGCCCAGCGCCTATCGCCCGGCCGCCAGCCATATCCTGGCCATCGGCTCGTCGACCGGCGGGGTCGAAGCCCTTCTGACCGTTCTGAGCGGCTTCCCGGCCAACTGCCCGGCGACCATCATCACCCAGCACATGCCGGCGACCTTCACCGCCAGCTTCGCCGCCCGTCTGGACCGCGTCTGCGCTCCGACCGTGACCGAAGCCTATGAAGGCGCGCAACTTAAGGCCGGCCACATCTATCTGGCGCCGGGCGGCGCGGCGCATCTGGAGCTGACGCCCGGCATGACCCCCCGCTGCCATCTGGTGCAGAGCGACCCGGTCAATGGCCACCGTCCGTCGGTCGACGTCATGTTCGAGTC is a window encoding:
- a CDS encoding protein-glutamate methylesterase/protein-glutamine glutaminase — translated: MSAKIKVLVVDDSLTMRGLISAALKSDPEIEVVGTAADPIEARAAIKELNPDVLTLDVEMPNMNGLEFLEKIMRLRPMPVVMVSTLTAAGTDVTLAALEIGAVDAVAKPAVASVDAFHDLIEKVKTAARSRVRARADMPASAAAPSAYRPAASHILAIGSSTGGVEALLTVLSGFPANCPATIITQHMPATFTASFAARLDRVCAPTVTEAYEGAQLKAGHIYLAPGGAAHLELTPGMTPRCHLVQSDPVNGHRPSVDVMFESLVRLKRPMTGVILTGMGKDGAKGLKAIRDAGGRTLGQDESTSVVYGMPKAAFELGAVERQLPLHRLSPAILELCADSGARSIA
- a CDS encoding CheR family methyltransferase, whose protein sequence is MNPAPGRGSIVEGEFVFTAEDFRQIAEMLHAHAGIALNEGKAALVYSRLAKRLRTLGLSSFRDYCALVEGVDGVDERQKMTAALTTNVTRFYREPHHFDDLRDRVLPKLVERARAGGRVRLWSAACSNGQEPYSMALTVLSVLPEAADLDVRILATDIDPNMVAQGHDGTYSEEALEPAPVTLWRKYFNRADRGAWTAGPQLKRLVSFKELNLIGDWPMKGKFDVIFCRNVVIYFDDPTQERVWSRFVPLMNPGATLYIGHSERVAGPAASLLQTAGLTTYRLGAA